GACGCCCATCGCGCGCAGCGCCTCGGCCATCAGCAGGGTGTCGCGGGAGCGCAGCGGGCGGCGCAGCCAGCCGGGCTCGGCGGCGAGGGCGGCGAGGACGAGCGCGCGATTGGTGACCGATTTCGATCCGGGCACGGTGACGGTCGCGTCGACGGCGCCGCTTGCGTGGGGGGCGGGCCAGAGGGCGGGGTGCACGGAACTTTCGGTCATGGACCTCACTTTAGTGGCTCCCCGCAAACCCGAATCTCGATCAAAAGGGAAGAAACTCGGGCGTAATACAACCGTGGTAGGTGCCGTCGGTCGGTACCGGACCTCGCGGACCGGATCTCACAGACCGAGCAGCCAGCGCCCGCCGCCGATCAGCGAGCAGAGCGACACCGCGTGGAAGAGGAACAGCCACAGCGCGGCCGGCACATCCGTCAGCCGCGACAACTGGTCCGCGTCCGAGTCCGGCGCACCGCCGTGCCGCCGCTTCGACTGGAGCTCGAAGGCCGGGCGTACGCCCCCGAGCAGCAGGAACCAGACCACGGTGTACGCGAACAGCGACTGCCAGGCGGGCGAGGCCAGCCAGGACACCAGCAGGAAGGCCGCCCCGGTGAGGATCACCGTCAGCGCCCCGTACACATTGCGGATCATCACCAGCATCACCGCGAGCAGCGCGGTGGCCAGCCACAGCAGCAGCGTGATCCTGCCGTCGACCAGCAGCCACGCCCCGCCCAGGCCCAGCAGCGGCGGGGCGGTGTAGCCGGCCGCCGCAGTCAGGATCATCCCGATGCCGGTGGGCCTGCCGCGGCTGACCGTCAGCCCGCTGGTGTCCGAGTGCAGCCGGATTCCGGACAGCTGCCGTCCGCTGATCAGCGCGATCAGTCCATGTCCGCCCTCGTGCGCGATGGTGATCGCATTGCGGCTCAGCCGCCATATCGGGTTCGGTACGACGGCGATCAGCGCGAGCGTGCCGGTGACGACCACCAGCCACTGCTCGGGTGCGGGCTGGGTGCCGAAGACGCGGTCCCACAGATTGCCCAGATCGGTGCTGTCCATGCTGCGGGCGGCTCCTTGCGGTATCGGCGTCTTGTCGTCGTGACGGTCGTGGCAGTCTGGCACTCATGTGCGGACGGTATGCAGCGAGTCGGCGGCCCGAGGACCTGACCGGACTCTTCCAGGTCGAGAAGTGGGAACCGGCCGAGGCCCTGGCTCCCGATTGGAACGTGGCGCCGACCAAGGAGGTCTACGCCGTACTGGAGCGTCCTGTGAAAGACGCAGACGATCAGCGTCCGGTTCGCCAGTTGCGCGCCCTGAAATGGGGGCTCGTGCCGTCGTGGGCGAAGTCCCCCGAGGGCGCCGCCCGCATGATCAACGCCCGCGCGGAGACCGTCCACGAGAAGCCGTCCTTCCGCCGCCCCTTCGTCTCCCGGCGCTGCATCCTGCCCGCCGACGGCTACTACGAGTGGGTCACCGGCGTGGACGAGCGGCAGCTGGAGGAGAAGGGGAAGAAGAAGCGGCCGCGCAAGCAGCCCTACTTCGTCACACCCGCCGACGGATCGGTCTTCGCGATGGCCGGGCTGTACGAGTTCTGGCGCGACCGGACCCTGCCGGACGACCACCCGATGGCCTGGTGGGTGACCTGCTCGGTGATCACGACCGAGGCGGAGACCACTCCGCTCGCCGTCGCCCCCGCCGAGGGCCCGGCCGCGCTCGCCGACATCCACCCCCGGATGCCGCTGATGCTGACCCCGGACCGGTGGGACGCCTGGCTCGACCCCTCGCGCACCGACGTCGAGGAGCTGAAGGGACTGCTCGCACCGCCGCCCGGCGGGCTGATGCGGGCCTACCCGGTGGCCACGGCCGTCAGCAACGTCCGCAACAACGGTCCCGAGCTGCTGGAGGAGCTGGCCGCGCCGGAGGAGAGCACGCTGTTCTGACGACCCCGCCGCGACCGGGCAGGATGGGGTGCGTGAGTACCCCGGAGACAGGCCGCAGGACCGAGACGGTCGACACGGACGCCGGACCGGCCAGGATCACCTGGTTCCCCGCGCAGCCGGTGAAGAACGCCCGGCTGGTGCTCGCCGTCGGTCATGGCGCGGGCGGTGGCATCGAGACGCGCGACCTCCGGGCCCTGGCCGCCGCGCTGCCCGCCCACGGGGTGACCGTCGCCCTGGTGGAGCAGCCGTGGCGGGTCGCCGGGAGGAAGATCGCGCCTGCCCCGAAGACCCTGGACACCGGCTGGCGCGGCCTGTGGCCCGCGCTCACCGCCCCGGGGCTGCCCGTCGTCGCCGGAGGGCGCAGCGCCGGGGCCCGGGTGGCCTGCCGGACGGCGAAGGAGCTCGGCGCCCATGCCGTCCTCGCGCTCGCCTTCCCGCTGCACCCGCCGGGAAGGCCGGAGAAGTCCCGCAAGGACGAGCTCCTCGCGGCCGGCGTACCCACCCTCGTCGTGCAGGGCGGCAATGACCCGTTCGGGCGGCCCGCCGAATTCCCTCCGGGGGAGTACGGGATCACCGAGGTGCCCTACGGCGACCACGGGTTCGCCGTGGCGAAGAGGTCCGGTCTGACCGAGGATCAGGCGATGGAGGTCCTCACCGCCGCCGTGACCGCGTGGCTGAGCACCCTATGACGTACACGCCCGATTCGGCGGCCCGCACGCACCCCCGGGAATGTTGAGCGAGAGGCCACTGTTGTCGGTGACATCGGTACATCAACGTCGTCTGTGGAGAGGGAGTCCGTCGCATGGGTTCGACCATCTGCCCGCGCCGCTCGAACGCCGCTGACCTGGAGTGGACGGTCCTGCATGCGGCCAAGACCACTCCCGAGCGGGCACTGAGCGGATCGGATCGACAGCCCGTCTCGAAGCAAGGTCGACTATTCTCCGATTCGAGCGGGTCCGGTTTCGGCTCCGCCACAGCGTTGGAGGAGGTGGGTCCGGTCACTGGGACCGACACAGGGACCGACGACGGCCGCGCACAGGAGACGACCGCCGAGCGCAATGCGCGCTTCGAGCGGGACGCTCTTGGTTTCCTCGACCAGATGTACTCGGCCGCGCTGCGCATGACGCGCAACCCCGCGGACGCCGAGGACCTGGTCCAGGAGACGTATGCCAAGGCCTATGGCTCCTTCCACCAGTTCCGTGAGGGCACCAACCTCAAGGCGTGGATGTACCGCATCCTCACCAATACGTTCATCAACTCGTACCGCAAGAAGCAGCGCGAACCTCAGCGCAGCGCCGCCGAGGAGATCGAGGACTGGCAGCTCGCGCGCGCCGAGTCGCACATGTCGACCGGGCTGCGCTCCGCGGAGTCGCAGGCTCTCGACCACCTGCCCGACTCGGATGTGAAGTCCGCTCTGCAGGCGATCCCCGAAGAGTTCCGCATCGCCGTGTATCTCGCCGATGTAGAGGGCTTTGCCTACAAGGAGATCGCGGACATCATGGGGACACCCATCGGTACGGTGATGTCCCGACTGCACCGGGGCCGCCGCCAACTGCGCGGCATGCTGGAGGACTACGCCCGTGAGCGCGGGCTCGTCCCCGCCGGTGCCGGAGAGTCGGACGATCGGAAAGGCTCGGGCTCATGAGCTGCGGAGAGCCGCACGAGACGGACTGCTCAGAGGTCCTCGATCATCTCTACGAGTTCCTCGATCACGAGATGCCCGACAGCGACTGCACCAAGTTCGAGGTGCACTTCGAGGAGTGCTCCCCGTGCCTGGAGAAGTACGGCCTGGAGCAGGCCGTGAAGAAGCTGGTGAAGCGCTGCTGCGGTCAGGACGACGTGCCGACCGATCTGCGCTCCAAGGTGATGGGCCGGATCGATCTGATCCGCTCGGGGCAGGCGGTGCCCGAGCAGGACGTGACGGTCTCGGAGACCGGTCAGCAGACCGTCGCCAAGGAATGACGTCCGGGGGCCGCGCGTAGCCGCGCCGCCCCCGTCCGTACCCCGCATCGGCCGCGTCCCGCGCACATCACCCGAATGTGCTAATCGGGCTCATTGACGCTCGACGGGACACTCAACTCGCTAGCCTGGCGCCTTCATTGACCATGATGGGGGGCGGGCCGGGCGGGTGAGGGCCACACGCGGGGCGGCGCGCGCGTACATTGCGGCGGTCGCGATCGGCGCACTCTTATGCGTGCTTCCCGTGCTGCGAACGGACGCCGGGACCCCATGGGCGACCGTCGGACTGCTCACCGCGCTCTATCTGGTCTGTGAACTCCTCGGCCGCGGCCCGTTCTTCGGCAGCTCCGTGCCGATCAGCGCCGGATCGTTCTTCCCACTGCTGCTCGCCGCCGCCTTTCTGCTGCCGCCCGGCGCGGCCGCCCTGGTCGCGCTCCCCGGATCGCTCGTCGGCCGGGTGGAGACCGCGCCCGCCACCGCACGGCGGATCTGGCGGGCCGCGCAGCTCGCCGTCACCGTCTGGGCGGCCTCGTCCGTCCACGGTCTGCTCGGCGGCGCCGCCACGCTCGGCGGCACCGGCAGTGGCACCGACCGGCTCCCCGACCTCCCGTACGCGACTCTGCCCGCCTGCGCCGCCACCCTCGCCTTCAGCCTCGTCCTGGCCGTGCTGGACGGTTCCATCCTGGTCGCGGCCGAACGGGTGCCCGTCCGGCGCGCCTGGAGCGGGCTGCTGTCCCGCTCGCTGGGACCGCATCTGGTGCACGGACTCGCCGGACTGATGATGGCCGTCCTGTGGCGCGGTCCGTACGGGCCGCTGTCCGCGCTCATCCTCCTGCTGCCGATGTACATCTCCTGCTGGGTCTTCGCCCAGTACCACCGTGAGCACGCCGCCCACCGCGCCACCATCAGGGCCCTGGTGCAGGCCGTCGACCTCAAGGACACGTACACCCGCGGTCACAGCGAACGGGTCGGACAGGCCTCCGTTCTCATCGCCCGCGAACTGGGCATGGACCAGGACCGCCTGGAGGTCCTCCGGTTCGCCGGCATCCTGCACGACGTCGGCAAGCTCGGCGTCCCGACCAGGGTGCTCCGCAAGGACGGGCCGCTCACCCAGGAGGAGCGGCGGGTGATCGAACTGCACCCGGAGTACGGCCACGAGATCGTCCGCGGCATCGGCTTCCTCGGCGAGGCGCGGGCCGCGATCCTGCACCACCACGAGCGGCTCGACGGCAGCGGTTACCCGTACGGGCTCAGCGGGCGGGACATCCCCGAGTTCGCCCGGGTCGTAGCGGTGGCGGACGCCTTCGACGCGATGACGTCGACCCGGTCCTACCGCAGGGGCAGGCCGGTGCCCGCGGCGCTGGAGGAGCTGAAGCGGTGCGCGGGCACCCAGTTCGACCCGCAGATGGTACGGGCGCTGGCGCAGGCGCTGGACCGGCACGGATGGTCGGCGACGGTGACGGCGGTTACGTCGGACGAGGCGATTCCGGGGCCACGGAGGGCGGAGACGCCCGGACCGGTGGCGCCCGGCTCCGTGGCGCCCGGTCCCGAGGTGTCCGGCCCCGCTGCGCCCGGTCCGAATCCGTCCGCGGACCGTCACCGATGACCCGCACCCGTCCCCGGGGCATGGCACTGCCCCCCGTCGTCCTCGCCGTCCACGGCGCCGCGGTCGTTCTCGCCCTCGCCGGGCTCGGTCACACCCTCTGGGACGGTGTCCACGAACCGGGTCACGCTCTCACCTTCGGGCTGCTCATCACCGTCGGTGAACTGGCCCGCTGGGGCGCGCTGCCCGGCGAGCGCGAGCCCGCACCGCTCGGCGCCGCCGGAGCACTCGCGTACGCCCTCCTGGGCTGCAGCGGCGGCGAGCCCACCACCCACGGCGTCCTCCAGGTGATCGCCGTGCTCGTCGCCGCGCAGCTCGTTGCCTGTGTGCCCCATGTGGCGCGCGGCAGCGGCCCCGCGCCCGACCGGGTGGCCCGGCGCATACTGACCGTCACCTTCGCCGCCGTGTGCTTCCAGCCGCTGTACAACTCCGGCCGCGCCGCGGACTGGTTCGGCGAGGGTCCGTACTACGTGCTCTTCATGCTCCTGTTCCTCGTCCTGACCGCCCTGTGCGACGCCGTGCTCGCCGCCCTGCTGCTGTCGCGCACCGTCCCCCACGGCTTCAAGAGCACGGGAGGTACCCCCCTCCCGTACGGGCCGCTGCTCCGCGACGAACTGCGCGCCCTCATCGGCATCGGCTCGGCGGTCTGCGCGACCGGGGTCGTGATGGCCCTCGGGGTCGCCGTCGCCGGGCTGTGGGCGCTGCCCGTCCTGTGCGTACCGCTGCTGCTGACCCAGGTCTCCTTCCGCCGGTTCGCCGCCGTGCGCACCACGTACCGGCAGACGATCGCCTCGCTCGCCAGGGCCACCGAGATCGCCGGATACACCCCGCACGGGCATGCCCGCAGGGTCGCCGTGCTCTGCACGGCCGTCGGACGCGAGCTGGGGCTCTCCGGAAGCGAGCTGACCGTGCTGGAGTACGCGGCACTGATGCACGACATCGGCCAGCTCTCCCTCGTCGACCCGGTCCCGGACGGGGCGACGGCCGTCCTGCCCGCCGCCGAGCAGCGCCGCATCGCGCTGCTCGGCGGGGCCGTGGTCCGGCAGACCGGGGTGGACACCGAGGTCGCCGTCGTGGTCGAACGCCAGGCCGACCCCTACCGCGAGCAGCCGTTGTCCGCCAGGATCGTCAGGGCCGTGAACGCATACGACGACCTCTGCGGGGAAAGTCTCATCGGGCCGCTGGGTGCGCTGGAACAACTCAGGCTCGGGACCGGTCACGACTATCAGCCCGAGGTCGTGGAATCACTGGCACGGGTCCTGGCCCGGGGCGGTCTGACCCCCGTCCCACCTGGGTAACCCATGGGTAATGAGCGGGGCTCCGGCCAGGCATGGTTGGATGCGAAGAAGAGCGGAAAACGAGGGTGTCCAGTCGGGACAGGCGGGAATCGTGAGGATCTTCGGGAAGGTACGGCATCGGCCCTCCGCCTCTTGGCGGCAGGCCACGGACCGCGCGTTCACGCTGATCGGCGACGGCCGGTACGAGGACGCGGGCGCACTGCTGACACGTGCGGCGGACCTGGAACCCTGGCTCTCGGAGTCCTGGTTCAACCTGGCGCTGCTGCACAAATTCCGGCATGACTGGGAACAGGCGAGAGCCGCGGGCCTGCGGGCCGTCGCGCTGCTCGACAAGGAATCCGGCGCTCCGGACTGGTGGAACGTCGGGATCGCCGCCACCGCACTGCAGGACTGGCCGCTGGCGCGCCGCGCCTGGCAGGCGTACGGCCTGAGGGTGCCGGGCGCGGGCCAGCACACCTCGGCGGCCAACAGCGAGCCGGTCGGCATGGAGCTGGGCAGCGCCGCGGTGCGGCTGTCGCCGGAGGGCGAGGCCGAGGTCGTCTGGGGCCGCAGGCTCGATCCGGCCCGGATGGAAGTGCTCTCCATCCCGCTGCCGTCCTCCGGCCGCCGCTGGGGCGAGGTCGTCCTGCACGACGGCGTTCCGCACGGCGAGCGGGTCACCGCGGCCGGGCCCTCGTACCCCGTCTTCGACGAGATCGAGCTGTGGGCGCCGTCCCCCGTGCCCACCTGGGTGGTGCTGCTCGAAGCGGCCACCGAGGCGGACCGGAACGCCCTGGAACAGCTGGCGTCCGACGCCGGGTTCGCCGCCGAGGACTGGTCCTCGTCCGTGCGGCTGCTCTGCCGGGCCTGCTCGGAGAGCCGCATGGAGAGCGACGAGGGCGACGGCGAGCACCTGGACCCGCACGACCACAGCGAGCCGGGGCATCCGGGTCCGCTGGGCCACCGCACCGCCGGTGAGCTTTGGGTGCCGGAGCGCGAGTGCGGGATAGCGGCACCGGCCGGGCTGGTGCGCGGGCTGCTGGACGGCTGGGTGGCGGACAGCCCGGACAGCCGCGAGTGGCGGGATCTCGAAGAAGTCGGCTGACCGGTGCCCGTAGGCTGTACGGGCACCGATCGCGGTGCTCGGGTACCCGGCCCCCGGTCCTTCGGGATGTGCCGGGTTTCAGGTTTTGAGGAAGGCGTACGGCGGACATGGCGCAGCAGGAGACGGACGAGCAGATCAGCGTCGACGACGAGGGTTTCGTCGTGGACACCGAGGACTGTGAGGCGCGCGAGGCGGCATATCGCGAGCGCGGCACCTCCCGTCCGATCACGGTCGTGGGCAACCCGGTGCTGCACAAGGAGTGCAAGGACGTCACCGAGTTCGACGACGAGCTGGGCCGGCTGATCGACGACATGTTCGCGAGCCAGCGGGCGGCGGAGGGCGTGGGCCTGGCCGCCAACCAGATCGGCGTGGACCTGAAGGTCTTCGTCTACGACTGCCCGGACGACGAGGGCGTGCGGCACGTGGGCGCCGTCTGCAACCCGGTGCTGGAGGAGCTGGCGCCCGAGGACCGGGTGCTGGACGACTCCAACGAGGGCTGCCTCTCGGTGCCGACGGCGTATGCCTCGCTGGCCCGCCCGGACTACGCGGTGGTCCGCGGACAGGATGCCAAGGGCAACCCGGTCAAGGTCCGGGGCAACGGCTACTTCGCCCGCTGCCTCCAGCACGAGACGGACCACCTGTACGGATACCTGTACATCGACCGGCTCTCGAAGCGGGACCGCAAGGACGCGCTGCGGCAGATGGCGGAGAACACGCCGCGCTACGAGATCGTGCCGAACGACTGAGACCGGCCGGCTTTCACCGGCGGGCCCGGTCTCCCTGCGGGGGAGGCCGGGCCCGCCCGGTCTTGCGGCCCTCGATTGATCGTCAACTGTGGTTCGTCCATGCGTAGTTGACGCGCGTCGACTCGTCCGACAGGCTCTCTCTCCACATCTCTGTAGTAGTAGGGAGCCCCCACATGCTCAGACGTATCGCACGACTCCTGCTCGGCCTTGTCATGACCATGGCTTTTGCCTTGGGTGGTGCCGTGGTCACCGCCGGCACCGCACAGGCCGACGGCTGCTACACCTGGACCCGCACACTGTCCTCCGGCGCCACCGGCAATGACGTCGTCCAGCTCCAGATACGGGTGGCCGGCTACCCCGGCTACAACTCCGTGCTCGCGATCGACGGCTCCTACGGGCCGGCCACCACCGCGGCCGTCAAGCGCTTCCAGGCCGCGTACGGCCTCGCCGCCGACGGCATCGCGGGCCCGGCCACCCAGGCCAAGCTCTATGAGCTCCAGGACAACGACTGCACGCCCGTCCACTTCTCGTACGCCGAGCACAACCAGTGCAACACGACCTGGGCCGGTGGTGCCGTCGCGGCGGGCACGGCGAAGGCCAACGCGCTGAGCACCATGTGGAAGCTGGAGGCACTGCGGCACGCGCTCGGTGACCAGTCGATCCGGATCACCAGCGGCTTCCGCTCCACCTCCTGCAACAGCGCGGTCGGCGGCGCGTCCAACAGCCGTCATCTGTACGGGGACGCGGCCGACCTCGGCGCCGGACCGCACGCCCTGTGCACCCTCGCCAAGCAGGCCCGCAACCACGGCTTCAACGGGATCCTCGGCCCGGGCTACCCGGACCACGGCGACCACATCCACGTCAACCAGGGCCCCAGCCACTTCTGGTCGGCGCCGAACTGCGGCGTCTGACGCCCAGGTCGCCCGCGGTTCAGGCGACCTCGGACATCGCGCCCGGACCGCGGAAGGTGCGGCGGTACGCGTTCGGCGTGGTGCCCAACGACCGCACGAACTGATGGCGCAGCGCCGCGGCGGTCCCGAAGCCGGTGCGCCCGGCGATCGTGTCCACCGTTTCGTCGGAGGTCTCCAGCAGATGCTGCGCCAGCAGGACACGCTGGCGCAGCAGCCAGCGGTAGGGAGTGGTGCCGGTCTCCTGCTGGAAGCGGCGGGCGAAGGTGCGCGGTGACATGTGCGCCTGTACGGCGAGCTGGTCGACGGTCATCTCCCGGTCGAGGTGGCGCTCCATCCAGACCAGCGTCTCGCCGACCGTGTCGCACCGGGTGCGGGGCAGCGGCCGCTTGATGTACTGCGCCTGCCCGCCGTCCCGGTGCGGCGGCACCACCATGCGGCGGGCGATCGCGTTGGTCACATCGGGGCCGTATGCCTGGCGGACCAGATGCAGACAGGCGTCGATCCCGGCCGCCGTACCCGCCGATGTGATGACCGGGCCCTCGTCCACGTAGAGCACATCGGGCTCGACGACGGCCCGGGGGAAGCGGCGGGCCAGCTCCTGGGCGTGGCGCCAGTGCGTGGTGCAGCGGCGCCCGTCCAGCAGTCCGGCCGCGCCGAGCACATACGCGCCGGAGCAGACGCTCAGCACGCGCGCGCCCCGGTCCACGGCCCGGCGCAGGGCGTCGAGGACCTCTTCGGGGTAGTCGCGCCGCATGAAGTGGCTGCCGGCCGGCACGGCGATGAGGTCGGCCTCGTCCAGGCGGTCCAGTCCGTGCGGCGTACTGATGGTGAACCCGGCATGGGTCTGCAGCACCGGGCCCTCGGCGGAGACCACGGCGAAATCGTGGACCGGCAGGCCCTCGTCGCCGCGGTCGAGCCCGAAGACCTCGCACAGCACACCGAGTTCGAAGGGGTGGACCTCGTCGAGCAGCAGGGCGGCGACATTCTTCAGCATGGAGCCAGTGTGGCAGTAATTCGATGCTCCATGACAGTCCTGCCACTGCCGCAATTCGTCCGCGCGGACGAGAGTAGAGGCATGAACACAATCCTGAACGTCCTGGGCACAGCCGTACTTATCGGTCTCTTCCTGGTCCCCGCCCTCGCCGGGCTGGCCCGGGAGCGCCGCATCGACCGCCAACTGCGCGAGGCGGAACGGGAACGGGGGCACACTCCCCCCGAAACGGCGGACGCCGCACAGCCGATGACTGTGCGGCGTCCCCACCTCGGAAGCTGGGCCAGGATCTAGAAGTCGTCGTCGAAGGCGACCGAGCCCTCCACCGCCACCTGGTAGGCGGACGGGCGGCGCTCGAAGAAGTTCGTCAGCTCCTGCACACCCTGCAGCTCCATGAACGAGAACGGGTTCTCGGAGCCGTAGACCGTCGGGAAGCCCAGCCGGGCGAGCCGCTGGTCGGCCACGCACTCCAGGTACTGGCGCATGGACTCGGTGTTCATGCCCGGCAGTCCGTCGCCGCACAGATCGCGGCCGAACTGCAGCTCCGCGTCGACGGCCTCCTTCAGCATGTCGGTGACCTGCTGCTGGAGTTCGTCGTCGAAGAGGTCCGGCTCCTCCTTGCGGACGGTGTCCACGACCTCGAACGCGAAGTTCATGTGCATCGTCTCGTCACGGAACACCCAGTTGGTGCCCGTGGCGAGACCGTGCAGCAGACCGCGCGAGCGGAACCAGTAGACGTACGCGAACGCGCCGTAGAAGAACAGTCCCTCGATGCACGCCGCGAAGCAGATCAGGTTCAGCAGGAAGCGGCGGCGGTCGGCCTTCGTCTCCAGCCGGTCGATCTTCTCGACCGAATCCATCCACTTGAAGCAGAACTGCGCCTTCTCGCGGATCGACGGAATCTCCTCGACCGCGTCGAACGCGGCCGCACGGTCGTCCGGATCGGGCAGATAGGTGTCCAGCAGCGTCAGATAGAACTGGACGTGCACGGCCTCCTCGAAGAGCTGCCGCGACAGATACAGCCGCGCCTCGGGGGAGTTGATGTGCTTGTACAGCGTCAGCACGAGGTTGTTCGACACGATTGAGTCGCCGGTCGCGAAGAACGCGACGAGCCGGCCGATCATGTGCTGCTCGCCGGGGGACAGCTTGGCGAGGTCGGCCACGTCGGAGTGGAGGTCGACCTCCTCGACCGTCCAGGTGTTCTTGATCGCGTCGCGGTAGCGCTCGTAGAAGTCCGGGTAGCGCATGGGCCGCAGGGTCAGTTCGAAGCCCGGGTCGAGCAGGTTCTTGTCACTCATGATTACTGGCATGCCTCGCAGGACTCGGGGTTTTCGAGGGAGCAGGCGATCGCGTCCGCGTCGGGAGCCGATGCCTGCTGTACGGGAATGGAGGCGGCGGCCGCGGCCTGGCCGGAT
This sequence is a window from Streptomyces sp. NBC_01217. Protein-coding genes within it:
- a CDS encoding ribonucleotide-diphosphate reductase subunit beta, whose amino-acid sequence is MPVIMSDKNLLDPGFELTLRPMRYPDFYERYRDAIKNTWTVEEVDLHSDVADLAKLSPGEQHMIGRLVAFFATGDSIVSNNLVLTLYKHINSPEARLYLSRQLFEEAVHVQFYLTLLDTYLPDPDDRAAAFDAVEEIPSIREKAQFCFKWMDSVEKIDRLETKADRRRFLLNLICFAACIEGLFFYGAFAYVYWFRSRGLLHGLATGTNWVFRDETMHMNFAFEVVDTVRKEEPDLFDDELQQQVTDMLKEAVDAELQFGRDLCGDGLPGMNTESMRQYLECVADQRLARLGFPTVYGSENPFSFMELQGVQELTNFFERRPSAYQVAVEGSVAFDDDF